The Kaustia mangrovi genome has a segment encoding these proteins:
- a CDS encoding class I SAM-dependent methyltransferase produces MSDPRDELAGSWRDNAPGWTQAVRGGAIESRRIATDGAILDAVLAQSARRVLDLGCGEGWLVRALSERGVEAVGVDGSAPLVEAARDAGGGRFVVADYDALIADPSRCGGPFDTVVANFALLDDDIVALLSALRGVLSPHGALLVQTLHPIAAGPPYEDGWRREDFRGFGTGDWTPMPWYFRTLGSWISALGEAGYVLTALAEPVHPGTGQPLSLLMEARPR; encoded by the coding sequence ATGTCTGATCCCCGTGACGAGCTTGCCGGAAGCTGGCGCGACAATGCGCCGGGCTGGACGCAAGCCGTCCGCGGCGGTGCCATCGAAAGCCGCCGGATCGCGACCGACGGGGCCATTCTGGACGCCGTTCTCGCGCAGTCCGCGCGGCGGGTTCTCGATCTGGGATGCGGCGAGGGCTGGCTCGTGCGCGCGCTCTCCGAGCGCGGCGTGGAGGCTGTCGGCGTGGACGGCTCCGCCCCGCTGGTCGAGGCCGCCAGGGATGCGGGCGGTGGCCGGTTCGTCGTGGCGGACTATGATGCCCTGATCGCCGATCCCTCCCGCTGCGGCGGGCCGTTCGACACGGTCGTGGCGAATTTCGCGCTGCTCGACGACGACATCGTCGCGCTGCTGTCGGCGCTTCGCGGCGTCCTGTCGCCCCACGGCGCATTGCTCGTGCAGACGCTGCATCCCATCGCGGCCGGCCCGCCCTACGAGGATGGCTGGCGGCGGGAGGATTTTCGCGGTTTCGGCACGGGGGACTGGACGCCCATGCCGTGGTATTTCCGCACGCTCGGCTCGTGGATATCGGCGCTAGGCGAGGCCGGCTATGTCTTGACGGCGCTGGCCGAGCCCGTGCATCCCGGGACCGGACAGCCCCTCTCCCTTCTCATGGAGGCAAGACCGCGATGA
- a CDS encoding NADP-dependent oxidoreductase, giving the protein MTENRVVRLKSRPATMASRENFDIVDEPVPEPGEGEFLMRADYVSLDPAMRGWIAPGRSYVPPVEIGAVMRGFSAGHVVKSNHPDYREGDAVAGLFGVQRYAVSDGERAVRADTSLAPLEAWIGGLGMPGLTAYFGLLEVGAVKEGDTVVVSAASGAVGSLVGQIAKIKGARAIGIAGGGEKCRYIVDELGFDGAIDYKAQDVSEELKRLCPDRIDVYFENVGGDIMNAVLGHMNTFGRVAVCGLIAHYNATEPPPRLTNLRSILVNRLNVRGFIVFDFAERNAEALTALAAWHSEGRLKFRQDVREGGLDAFPDVLNLLYTGGNFGKLVLKL; this is encoded by the coding sequence ATGACCGAGAACCGTGTCGTCAGACTGAAGAGCCGCCCCGCGACCATGGCCTCGCGGGAGAATTTCGACATTGTGGACGAGCCCGTGCCGGAGCCCGGCGAGGGCGAGTTCCTGATGCGTGCGGACTATGTGTCGCTCGATCCGGCCATGCGCGGCTGGATCGCGCCGGGCCGCTCCTATGTGCCGCCGGTGGAGATCGGGGCGGTGATGCGCGGTTTCTCCGCCGGCCATGTGGTGAAGTCCAACCATCCCGATTACCGGGAGGGCGACGCGGTCGCCGGGCTGTTCGGCGTCCAGCGCTATGCCGTGTCGGACGGTGAGCGGGCGGTGCGGGCCGACACCTCGCTCGCGCCGCTGGAGGCCTGGATCGGCGGGCTCGGCATGCCGGGGCTCACCGCCTATTTCGGCCTGCTGGAGGTCGGCGCGGTGAAGGAGGGCGACACGGTCGTCGTTTCCGCGGCCTCCGGCGCGGTCGGCTCGCTCGTCGGCCAGATCGCCAAGATCAAGGGGGCGCGCGCCATCGGCATTGCCGGCGGCGGCGAGAAATGCCGCTATATCGTCGACGAGCTCGGCTTCGACGGCGCCATCGACTACAAGGCGCAGGACGTGTCGGAAGAGCTCAAGCGGCTGTGCCCGGACCGGATCGACGTCTATTTCGAGAATGTCGGCGGCGACATCATGAACGCCGTCCTCGGCCACATGAATACCTTCGGGCGCGTGGCGGTGTGCGGCCTCATCGCCCATTACAACGCGACCGAGCCGCCGCCGCGCCTGACCAATCTGCGCTCCATCCTCGTCAACCGTCTCAATGTGCGCGGCTTCATCGTGTTCGACTTCGCCGAGCGCAACGCGGAGGCGTTGACCGCGCTCGCCGCATGGCACAGCGAAGGCCGGCTCAAATTCCGCCAGGATGTGCGCGAGGGCGGGCTCGACGCCTTCCCGGACGTGCTGAACCTGCTCTATACGGGCGGCAATTTCGGCAAGCTGGTGCTCAAGCTGTAG
- a CDS encoding type 1 glutamine amidotransferase, which translates to MMAMGGAQQVWQEDDYPWLAEEKAAIRDWVLTRGKPYYGVCLGHQLLASALGGEVGPAGTKEIGILDVALNGEGRAHPFLSALPDALSWLQWHTAEVHKAPPGARVLASSRDCPIQAIALGTHALGTQFHAEASLASLESWAERPDYLAALEAECGPEGYGRLLADARTRMPAIAAHARRLFENFLATAGLARSAPRPAAGKRSTA; encoded by the coding sequence ATGATGGCCATGGGCGGCGCGCAGCAGGTCTGGCAGGAGGACGACTATCCCTGGCTCGCGGAGGAGAAGGCGGCCATCCGCGACTGGGTTCTGACGCGCGGCAAGCCCTATTACGGCGTCTGCCTCGGCCATCAGCTTCTCGCCTCCGCGCTCGGCGGCGAGGTCGGCCCGGCCGGCACGAAGGAGATCGGCATACTGGATGTGGCGCTCAACGGCGAAGGTCGCGCCCATCCTTTCCTGAGCGCCCTGCCCGATGCGCTCTCATGGCTGCAATGGCATACCGCGGAAGTCCACAAGGCCCCGCCCGGGGCCCGCGTGCTCGCAAGCTCGCGCGACTGTCCGATCCAGGCTATCGCGCTCGGCACCCATGCGCTCGGCACCCAGTTCCACGCCGAGGCGAGCCTTGCCAGCCTGGAGAGCTGGGCGGAGCGGCCGGACTATCTGGCCGCGCTGGAGGCGGAATGCGGCCCCGAAGGCTATGGCCGCCTCCTCGCCGACGCCCGCACGAGGATGCCCGCCATCGCGGCCCACGCCCGGCGCCTGTTCGAGAATTTCCTCGCAACGGCCGGCCTCGCCCGGTCCGCTCCCCGTCCGGCGGCCGGAAAACGCTCTACAGCTTGA
- a CDS encoding ribonuclease T2 family protein — protein sequence MRRARRLVIAALLGLVLALPAALSAPARAGTPGDFDYYALVLSWSPTYCATPEGNRDRHQCGGQRAYAFVVHGLWPQYERGWPDNCAAERWVPEHVIDAIMGIMPSKRLVIHEWRKHGTCSGLDPAGYFALTRKLFDTIRIPARYLSPQETVSTTPDGLMRDFLKTNPKLEPDMIAVHCGNRRDRARLSDIRICFTPDGTLTSCGPNERRACRARELVLPPVR from the coding sequence ATGCGCCGTGCCCGCCGCCTCGTCATCGCCGCCCTTCTCGGGCTCGTTCTCGCCCTGCCGGCCGCCCTGTCGGCCCCGGCGCGCGCGGGAACGCCGGGGGATTTCGACTATTACGCCCTCGTCCTGTCCTGGTCGCCGACCTATTGCGCGACGCCGGAGGGAAACCGCGACCGGCATCAATGCGGCGGCCAGCGCGCCTATGCCTTCGTGGTCCACGGCCTGTGGCCGCAATATGAGCGCGGCTGGCCGGACAATTGCGCCGCCGAGCGCTGGGTGCCCGAGCATGTCATCGACGCCATCATGGGCATCATGCCGTCCAAGCGCCTGGTCATCCACGAATGGCGCAAGCACGGCACCTGCTCCGGCCTCGACCCGGCGGGCTATTTCGCGCTGACCCGCAAGCTGTTCGACACGATCCGCATCCCCGCGCGCTATCTCTCGCCGCAGGAGACGGTGTCGACCACGCCGGACGGGCTCATGCGCGATTTCCTCAAGACCAATCCGAAGCTTGAGCCGGACATGATCGCCGTCCATTGCGGCAATCGCCGCGACCGGGCCCGGCTGAGCGACATCCGCATCTGCTTCACGCCGGACGGAACGCTCACCTCCTGCGGGCCCAACGAGCGGCGGGCCTGCCGGGCGCGCGAGCTCGTCCTGCCGCCCGTACGCTGA
- the sctJ gene encoding type III secretion system inner membrane ring lipoprotein SctJ, whose product MTHSLHRITPRDGGRRCGSTRRLVRLAVACMAFVLLAACKVPLHSGLQEREANEMLGKLLEYNIDAAKQTDKDNLVTLMVDEAQFGEAVDLLKRFGLPRPDYETMGEVFTGDGLVASPVTEWARFNFALSQELSNMVSSIPGVISAQVHIANPRKETPFDEVPLPSASVLALVSRDAMTAELVPQIKQLVAFSVEKIDYDRVGVVVSPVDPPVRPELDLVALAGVIMHRNSQTQAILLIVALAVVCLGLGAGGYFGADTYLKTRKARKAAEA is encoded by the coding sequence ATGACCCACTCACTCCACCGTATCACACCGCGGGACGGCGGCCGGCGGTGCGGCTCCACGCGCCGGCTCGTCCGGCTCGCCGTGGCCTGCATGGCCTTCGTCCTCCTCGCCGCCTGCAAGGTGCCCCTGCATTCCGGGCTCCAGGAGAGGGAGGCCAACGAGATGCTCGGCAAGCTTCTCGAATACAACATCGACGCCGCCAAGCAGACCGACAAGGACAACCTCGTCACGCTCATGGTTGACGAGGCGCAGTTCGGCGAGGCGGTCGATCTCCTGAAGCGGTTCGGGCTGCCGCGCCCCGATTACGAGACGATGGGGGAGGTGTTCACCGGCGACGGGCTGGTGGCCAGCCCCGTGACCGAGTGGGCCCGGTTCAACTTCGCCCTGTCGCAGGAGCTGTCCAACATGGTCTCCTCCATTCCCGGCGTGATCTCCGCGCAGGTGCATATCGCCAATCCGCGCAAGGAGACGCCGTTCGACGAGGTGCCGCTGCCCAGCGCCTCCGTGCTGGCGCTCGTCAGCCGCGATGCGATGACCGCGGAGCTCGTCCCGCAGATCAAGCAGCTCGTGGCCTTCAGCGTGGAGAAGATCGATTACGACCGGGTCGGCGTGGTCGTCTCCCCGGTGGATCCGCCCGTCAGGCCCGAGCTGGACCTCGTCGCGCTCGCCGGGGTGATCATGCACCGCAACAGCCAGACGCAGGCGATCCTTCTGATCGTCGCCCTCGCGGTCGTGTGCCTGGGGCTGGGAGCGGGCGGATATTTCGGCGCGGACACCTATCTGAAGACCCGCAAGGCCCGGAAGGCGGCGGAGGCGTGA
- a CDS encoding HrpE/YscL family type III secretion apparatus protein, translated as MLRLSTAAASRPDVFPADGILKADRLARLKDAESIEKTARREAARCLRRAREEARAIRRKARETGHAEGLARFSEAIARVGEARTRLEGELDTLLRQALHGVLGRMPAEDWLSAVLDDVLHELHGEEEIVIMAHPASMRALSAALAALKRRNRDLVAIRPEPNPQMAGDDCLVYAGLDVIDVSLPVVVEEMIAALKAIPAGAGGENDDRSDDASTQAQV; from the coding sequence ATGCTCAGGCTTAGCACCGCCGCCGCATCCCGACCGGACGTCTTTCCCGCCGACGGCATCCTGAAGGCGGATCGTCTCGCCCGCCTGAAGGACGCGGAGAGCATCGAGAAGACCGCCCGCCGGGAGGCCGCCCGATGCCTGCGCCGGGCGCGCGAGGAGGCGCGGGCCATCAGGCGCAAGGCCCGCGAGACGGGCCATGCAGAGGGGCTCGCCCGGTTCTCCGAGGCCATCGCGCGCGTCGGCGAGGCCCGCACGCGGCTCGAAGGCGAGCTCGATACCCTGCTGCGCCAAGCTCTTCACGGGGTTCTCGGCCGCATGCCGGCGGAGGACTGGCTGTCGGCCGTGCTCGACGACGTTCTGCACGAGCTCCATGGCGAGGAGGAGATCGTCATCATGGCGCATCCGGCGAGCATGCGGGCTCTCTCCGCGGCGCTCGCCGCCCTGAAGCGCCGCAACCGGGACCTCGTGGCGATCCGGCCGGAGCCCAACCCGCAAATGGCCGGGGACGACTGCCTTGTCTATGCCGGGCTCGACGTCATCGACGTCAGCCTGCCGGTGGTGGTCGAGGAGATGATTGCCGCGCTGAAGGCCATTCCGGCCGGCGCTGGAGGTGAGAACGATGACCGCAGCGACGACGCCAGCACACAAGCGCAGGTTTAA
- a CDS encoding FliI/YscN family ATPase codes for MTAATTPAHKRRFKPKRAPSSAADAVGTCMAELAFEPVRPFRRRGRVSKTTGPLVRAAGHFSIGEICSISRTNDGPILAEVVGFDQGEAILTPYGRTLGISHNSTIQSLMGAFEVPVGEALTGRVLDAMGQPIDGGPMLAGTRAYPGNQAPPNPMLRPPIDRPFSLGVKALDGALTCGEGQRLGIFAAAGGGKSTLVSLMVRFAAYDRCIVALIGERGREVREFVDDQLGPEGLAKSTIVVATSDRPAIEQVKAAYTATAIAEYHRDRGERVLLIMDSLTRFARAQRQIGLSAGEPPTRRGFPPSVFELLPGLVERAGRSGEGSITALYTVLVEGDDMNEPVADEARSLLDGHVVLSRKLAGAGHYPAIDVTASASRVLNRIVAPDHLAAIGKLRALLAKYDEIELLVKIGEYASGSDPVGDEAVARKPAIDAFLRQGLDEFSAFDDTVAALKGAVGHA; via the coding sequence ATGACCGCAGCGACGACGCCAGCACACAAGCGCAGGTTTAAGCCGAAGCGGGCCCCGTCGTCGGCCGCCGACGCGGTCGGGACCTGCATGGCGGAGCTCGCCTTCGAGCCGGTCCGCCCGTTCAGGCGCCGCGGGCGGGTGAGCAAGACGACCGGCCCGCTGGTGCGCGCGGCGGGGCATTTCAGCATCGGCGAGATCTGCTCGATCTCGCGCACCAATGACGGGCCGATCCTTGCGGAGGTGGTGGGCTTCGACCAGGGCGAGGCGATCCTGACGCCCTATGGCCGCACGCTCGGCATCTCCCACAACTCCACGATCCAGTCGCTGATGGGCGCCTTCGAGGTGCCGGTCGGCGAGGCGCTGACGGGCCGGGTGCTCGACGCCATGGGCCAGCCGATCGACGGCGGGCCCATGCTTGCCGGGACGCGCGCCTATCCCGGCAACCAGGCGCCGCCCAACCCCATGCTGCGCCCGCCCATCGACCGGCCCTTCAGCCTGGGCGTGAAGGCGCTCGACGGCGCGCTCACCTGTGGCGAGGGCCAGCGCCTCGGGATCTTCGCCGCCGCCGGCGGGGGCAAGTCGACGCTCGTCTCGCTCATGGTGCGGTTCGCCGCCTATGACCGTTGCATCGTCGCGCTGATCGGCGAGCGCGGCCGCGAGGTGCGCGAATTCGTCGACGACCAGCTCGGCCCGGAGGGGCTCGCCAAGTCGACCATCGTGGTCGCGACCTCCGACCGTCCGGCCATCGAGCAGGTGAAGGCGGCCTATACCGCGACGGCAATCGCGGAATATCATCGCGACCGCGGCGAGCGCGTCCTGCTCATCATGGATAGCCTGACGCGCTTCGCCCGCGCCCAGCGCCAGATCGGCCTGTCCGCCGGCGAACCGCCGACCCGGCGCGGCTTTCCGCCCTCGGTCTTCGAGCTGCTTCCGGGCCTCGTCGAGCGCGCGGGCCGCAGCGGGGAGGGCTCCATCACCGCGCTCTACACGGTGCTGGTGGAGGGCGACGACATGAACGAGCCGGTGGCCGACGAGGCCCGCTCCCTGCTCGACGGCCATGTCGTGCTGTCGCGCAAGCTCGCCGGCGCCGGCCACTATCCCGCCATCGATGTCACCGCGAGCGCGAGCCGCGTGCTCAACCGTATCGTCGCGCCGGACCATCTGGCGGCCATCGGCAAGCTGCGCGCGCTTCTGGCGAAATACGACGAGATCGAGCTCCTGGTGAAGATCGGAGAATATGCGTCCGGCTCCGATCCGGTGGGCGACGAAGCCGTCGCCCGCAAGCCCGCCATCGATGCGTTCCTGCGCCAGGGGCTCGACGAGTTCTCCGCCTTCGACGACACCGTCGCGGCGCTGAAGGGGGCGGTGGGCCATGCGTGA
- a CDS encoding FliM/FliN family flagellar motor switch protein: MPALDVRFAPGPSPRGHHVEIEAETAFGTARLSVEADLVDRLSDALLPGWRDEDSASLPLDWRAVLALEAVADGMGLAGLAAARARACPAPAASDGPPLTRLAGTVGAGGGEFALSLDLRDIGAAALEALEGRRPHGRLNRFDPGFRCRLRLAGRPARLAAYRALAAGDTLLAGTLCGGRLPARLEVPGVASFAVRLDPASGALDNFENAGRKDTMADNEDDLAQAAEVAGAIADTPPLEDPVEDLPVQLDFLLSTRRISLGELRALGPGATLDLRIDLTQPVTILANGAPAAKGYLVQIGDHVGVQIDRWPGMGGATGGGTGSGGDG; this comes from the coding sequence GTGCCGGCACTGGACGTGCGCTTCGCTCCGGGGCCTTCGCCTCGCGGGCACCATGTGGAGATCGAGGCGGAGACCGCATTCGGCACGGCGCGCCTGTCGGTCGAGGCCGATCTCGTCGACCGCCTGAGCGACGCCCTCCTGCCGGGCTGGCGGGACGAGGACAGCGCGAGCCTGCCACTGGACTGGCGCGCCGTGCTGGCGCTCGAGGCGGTCGCCGACGGCATGGGCCTTGCCGGGCTCGCCGCCGCGCGGGCCCGGGCCTGTCCGGCGCCTGCGGCGAGCGACGGCCCGCCGCTGACCAGGCTGGCGGGAACGGTCGGGGCAGGCGGCGGTGAGTTCGCCCTGTCGCTCGATCTCCGCGATATCGGCGCGGCGGCGCTCGAGGCGCTGGAGGGACGCCGCCCCCATGGCCGGCTCAACCGCTTCGATCCGGGCTTTCGCTGCCGGCTCCGCCTCGCCGGCCGCCCGGCAAGGCTCGCTGCCTACCGGGCGCTCGCGGCGGGCGACACGCTCCTTGCCGGAACGCTTTGCGGCGGCCGCCTGCCGGCGCGTCTCGAAGTACCGGGCGTCGCCTCATTCGCCGTTCGTCTCGATCCGGCGAGCGGTGCACTGGACAATTTCGAAAACGCAGGACGGAAGGACACAATGGCCGACAATGAGGACGATCTCGCGCAGGCGGCCGAGGTGGCCGGCGCGATCGCGGACACACCGCCGCTGGAGGATCCGGTCGAGGACCTGCCGGTGCAGCTCGACTTTCTGCTGTCCACGCGGCGCATCAGCCTTGGCGAGCTGCGCGCGCTCGGACCCGGCGCAACGCTCGATCTGAGGATCGATCTGACCCAGCCGGTCACCATCCTGGCCAATGGCGCGCCGGCGGCGAAGGGGTATCTGGTCCAGATCGGCGACCATGTCGGCGTGCAGATCGACCGGTGGCCCGGCATGGGAGGTGCAACGGGCGGCGGAACGGGGAGCGGGGGCGATGGCTGA
- the sctR gene encoding type III secretion system export apparatus subunit SctR: protein MAENFPAILPTIIAIMALSLIPFLAVMGTAFTKISIVLMLVRNAIGVQQAPSGLVINSIALTLTVFIMAPVADTIVTQVQQQGLGFTGWENVSGLFSIVSDAFTGYLQKFSTERETRFFMDAAEKMWPARLHGQIAQDNLFILLPAHVTSELTRAFQIAFLIFLPFVIVDMVVSNILLAMGAMMVPPMLVSLPIKILLFVAADGWALLLHNLVLSYAQ from the coding sequence ATGGCTGAGAACTTCCCCGCCATCCTGCCGACCATCATCGCCATCATGGCGTTGAGCCTCATTCCGTTCCTGGCGGTGATGGGCACGGCGTTCACCAAGATCTCCATCGTCTTGATGCTGGTGCGCAACGCCATCGGCGTGCAGCAGGCACCCTCCGGGCTGGTGATCAACTCCATCGCGCTGACGCTGACGGTGTTCATCATGGCGCCGGTCGCCGATACGATCGTCACCCAGGTGCAGCAGCAGGGTCTCGGTTTCACCGGCTGGGAGAACGTCTCGGGACTGTTCTCCATCGTCTCCGACGCGTTCACCGGCTATCTGCAGAAGTTCTCCACCGAGCGCGAGACCCGGTTCTTCATGGACGCCGCGGAGAAGATGTGGCCGGCCCGGCTGCACGGCCAGATCGCGCAGGACAATCTGTTCATCCTGCTGCCGGCCCATGTCACCTCCGAGCTCACGCGGGCCTTCCAGATCGCCTTCCTGATCTTCCTGCCCTTCGTGATCGTGGACATGGTGGTCTCCAACATCCTGCTCGCCATGGGCGCGATGATGGTGCCGCCCATGCTGGTGTCGCTGCCGATCAAGATCCTGCTGTTCGTCGCCGCCGACGGCTGGGCGCTGCTGCTTCACAACCTGGTGCTGAGCTATGCGCAGTGA
- a CDS encoding EscS/YscS/HrcS family type III secretion system export apparatus protein, whose product MSGDEIMVMAHNTIVMVFYLSMPLIIAATAVGLIVALIQTLIQLQEQTLAFAAKLTAIVLMLSMSIGWMSSYLMTFFKEVMGKIIGL is encoded by the coding sequence ATGTCCGGCGATGAGATCATGGTGATGGCGCACAACACCATCGTCATGGTGTTCTACCTGTCCATGCCGCTGATCATCGCGGCGACCGCGGTCGGGCTGATCGTGGCGCTGATCCAGACGCTGATCCAGCTCCAGGAGCAGACGCTCGCCTTCGCGGCGAAGCTGACAGCCATCGTGCTCATGCTGTCGATGTCCATCGGATGGATGTCGTCCTACCTCATGACCTTCTTCAAGGAGGTCATGGGCAAGATCATCGGGCTGTGA
- a CDS encoding EscT/YscT/HrcT family type III secretion system export apparatus protein — translation MTDLPPLLSPDNRELLDLLLAFLLSMSRLTGFVAVSPFFSRRSMPRMVRFGVIAAMSFSVVPGLAVHVGAEIADRGGAFPSYPPMIFKELALGLFLGALTWLPVRGLELAGVILDTQRGSMQAQDYDVIFSAQTTPTAIYLSQLFSGYFFAAGGFLMVMTMFYQSLAIWPPMAAFPDITREALMLFIRFAGTLYFAAMVLVLPISGFMLLSDICIAFLARSAPSLNALTFGMPVKSAVLMVMLIFYVDILYPKVLDMLAGALEMMKQVLAP, via the coding sequence ATGACGGACCTGCCCCCGCTCCTGTCGCCGGACAATCGCGAGCTGCTCGACCTGCTTCTGGCGTTCCTGCTGTCCATGTCGCGGCTGACGGGGTTCGTGGCGGTCTCGCCGTTCTTCTCGCGCCGGTCCATGCCGCGCATGGTGCGCTTCGGCGTGATCGCGGCCATGAGCTTCTCCGTCGTGCCGGGCCTCGCCGTCCATGTCGGGGCGGAGATCGCGGACCGGGGCGGGGCCTTTCCCTCCTATCCGCCGATGATCTTCAAGGAGCTGGCGCTCGGCCTGTTCCTCGGCGCGCTGACCTGGCTGCCGGTGCGCGGGCTGGAGCTTGCCGGCGTGATCCTCGACACCCAGCGCGGCAGCATGCAGGCGCAGGATTACGACGTGATCTTCTCCGCCCAGACGACGCCGACGGCGATCTATCTGTCGCAGCTCTTCTCCGGCTACTTCTTCGCCGCGGGCGGCTTCCTCATGGTGATGACCATGTTCTACCAGAGCCTGGCGATCTGGCCGCCCATGGCCGCGTTTCCCGATATCACGCGCGAGGCGCTGATGCTGTTCATCCGGTTCGCGGGCACGCTCTATTTCGCCGCCATGGTGCTCGTCCTGCCGATCTCGGGCTTCATGCTGCTGAGCGACATCTGCATCGCCTTCCTCGCCCGCTCCGCCCCCAGCCTCAACGCGCTGACCTTCGGCATGCCGGTCAAGTCGGCGGTGCTCATGGTCATGCTCATCTTCTATGTCGATATTCTCTATCCGAAGGTGCTCGACATGCTCGCCGGCGCGCTGGAGATGATGAAGCAGGTGCTGGCGCCATGA
- a CDS encoding EscU/YscU/HrcU family type III secretion system export apparatus switch protein, whose amino-acid sequence MSGEKTEQPTHKRLEDQRKEGQLPQRKNVVEAGLVTFAVLLLIGISGPLWGSLVTLSTTVFSGVDRDFDAARASSFAAAMDVVYLVLAVCVLVSMVTLLFGLLLNRFNFAPKALSPKFQKFNPVNQIKGIFSKATIYNFIRLLVYFSIIATLLYLVIANDIENAINASHCGWACLYPFFVSRFKIVVAVILIVLVLLAALDFRIQTLLFTSQNKMAKDEVKREHKGQEGDPEIKAGRKSVAMNDAAMPLLSDATHVVHSDQVLVAIIFYPAARQRPYVVFKAKGASVAGLCRKFRGWKVPTFNIPTVALDFYRMATPGQYMPARSAKGMSRILQASGGG is encoded by the coding sequence ATGAGCGGGGAGAAGACGGAGCAGCCGACACACAAGCGGCTGGAGGACCAGCGCAAGGAGGGCCAGCTCCCCCAGCGCAAGAATGTCGTGGAGGCGGGGCTCGTGACCTTCGCCGTCCTGCTCCTGATAGGGATTTCCGGGCCGCTCTGGGGCTCGCTCGTGACGCTCTCCACGACCGTCTTCTCCGGAGTCGACCGCGATTTCGACGCGGCACGCGCATCGAGCTTCGCCGCCGCCATGGACGTGGTCTATCTGGTGCTGGCCGTCTGCGTGCTCGTCTCGATGGTCACGCTCCTGTTCGGGCTCCTGCTGAACCGGTTCAACTTCGCGCCCAAGGCGCTCAGCCCGAAATTCCAGAAGTTCAACCCCGTCAACCAGATCAAGGGCATCTTCTCCAAGGCGACGATCTACAACTTCATCCGGCTGCTGGTCTATTTCTCCATCATCGCCACGCTGCTCTACCTGGTGATCGCGAACGACATCGAGAACGCCATCAATGCCAGCCATTGCGGCTGGGCCTGCCTCTATCCGTTCTTCGTGTCGCGGTTCAAGATCGTCGTGGCCGTCATCCTGATCGTGCTCGTGTTGCTGGCCGCTCTCGACTTCCGCATCCAGACGCTGCTGTTCACCTCCCAGAACAAGATGGCGAAGGACGAGGTCAAGCGCGAGCACAAGGGCCAGGAGGGCGATCCGGAGATCAAGGCGGGGCGCAAGTCGGTGGCGATGAACGATGCCGCGATGCCGCTCCTGTCGGATGCGACCCATGTGGTCCACAGCGATCAGGTGCTCGTCGCGATCATCTTCTATCCGGCCGCGCGCCAGCGGCCCTATGTGGTCTTCAAGGCCAAGGGCGCCAGCGTGGCGGGCCTGTGCCGGAAGTTCCGGGGCTGGAAGGTGCCCACATTCAACATTCCGACCGTCGCGCTGGACTTCTACCGCATGGCGACGCCCGGGCAGTACATGCCGGCCCGCTCGGCAAAGGGCATGAGCCGGATCCTGCAGGCCTCCGGGGGCGGCTAG
- a CDS encoding tetratricopeptide repeat protein produces the protein MISRIGSLGARLPVPFCLALLAACAGPNSNATSVRSQITVGERMLGNGDFGKGYALLDKVERHNPRSNEAAVELANAYFRQNALLKAEAQYRKAIGLGAWSRGLVGIARVNLARNNPEAAEPYLRKVLERDPGNVAALNAMGVASDLRGQHDKARQYYETILASSPSNKEALNNLSLSLALSGQPREAYPFIAELSRSNQDDRVVRQNLALIQYLSGDRERAMRTARVDLTEGQARQNFAQISKTGIGL, from the coding sequence ATGATCAGTCGCATCGGCTCCCTGGGTGCCAGATTGCCCGTTCCGTTCTGCCTGGCACTTCTTGCAGCCTGTGCCGGGCCCAACAGCAACGCCACGAGCGTGCGCTCGCAGATCACCGTCGGCGAGCGGATGCTCGGCAATGGCGATTTCGGCAAGGGCTATGCGCTGCTCGACAAGGTGGAGAGGCACAATCCGCGCTCCAACGAGGCGGCGGTGGAGCTTGCGAACGCCTATTTCCGCCAGAACGCCCTGTTGAAGGCGGAAGCCCAGTATCGCAAGGCGATCGGCCTCGGGGCGTGGTCGCGCGGGCTTGTGGGGATCGCCAGGGTGAACCTTGCGCGCAACAATCCGGAAGCGGCCGAACCCTATCTGCGCAAGGTCCTGGAGCGCGACCCGGGGAATGTCGCGGCGCTCAACGCCATGGGCGTGGCCAGCGACCTGCGGGGCCAGCACGACAAGGCCCGGCAGTACTACGAGACCATCCTGGCCTCGTCCCCGTCCAACAAGGAGGCGCTCAACAACCTGTCGCTCTCGCTAGCGCTCAGCGGGCAGCCGCGCGAGGCCTATCCCTTCATCGCGGAGCTGTCGCGGTCCAATCAGGACGACAGGGTCGTGCGCCAGAACCTCGCGCTTATCCAGTATCTCTCCGGCGACCGCGAGCGCGCCATGCGGACCGCCCGCGTCGACCTGACGGAAGGCCAAGCGCGGCAGAACTTCGCGCAGATCTCCAAGACGGGGATCGGGCTGTGA